In one window of Megalops cyprinoides isolate fMegCyp1 chromosome 24, fMegCyp1.pri, whole genome shotgun sequence DNA:
- the LOC118771267 gene encoding claudin-like protein ZF-A89: protein MGRIAKETAGQVICFIGLIGVCIVCGIPMWRVTSYIGANIVTGQIVWDGLWMNCVMQSTGQMQCSIHQSLLRLSRDLQAARALIVSSIVVAFLGVMLTFVGAKCTSCLKQDGSKAKVVILGGVICIVAGVICLIPICWSAATTISDFINPLLTETQKRELGAAIYIGWATSGLLIIGGAVLCTSCPPQDYKYYPAQYSYPGSIVSGRPYIPGPEYAPGSQYAPAPQYMPAKPVYAPPPGSQYTPAQYL from the coding sequence ATGGGGCGCATCGCCAAGGAGACGGCGGGTCAGGTGATCTGCTTCATCGGCCTGATCGGGGTGTGCATCGTGTGTGGGATCCCCATGTGGCGGGTGACCTCGTACATAGGCGCCAACATCGTGACGGGCCAGATCGTGTGGGACGGGCTGTGGATGAACTGCGTGATGCAGAGCACCGGGCAGATGCAGTGCAGTATTCACCAGTCCCTGCTGCGGCTGTCTCGGGACCTGCAGGCTGCCCGGGCCCTCATCGTCAGCTCCATCGTGGTGGCCTTCCTCGGGGTCATGCTCACCTTCGTCGGGGCCAAGTGCACCAGCTGCCTGAAGCAGGACGGCTCCAAGGCCAAGGTGGTGATCCTGGGCGGGGTCATCTGCATCGTCGCCGGGGTGATATGCCTCATCCCCATCTGCTGGTCGGCCGCCACCACCATCAGCGACTTCATTAACCCCTTGCTGACCGAGACGCAGAAGAGAGAGCTGGGGGCAGCCATCTACATCGGCTGGGCCACCTCCGGTCTGCTGATCATTGGCGGAGCGGTGCTCTGCACCTCCTGTCCACCTCAGGATTATAAGTATTACCCTGCCCAGTACTCGTACCCGGGGTCCATAGTGTCCGGTCGGCCGTACATACCTGGACCGGAGTACGCACCAGGGTCGCAATACGCACCAGCGCCACAATACATGCCTGCGAAGCCAGTGTACGCACCTCCACCTGGAAGCCAGTATACACCTGCGCAGTATCTTTAA
- the LOC118771167 gene encoding claudin-like protein ZF-A89, with product MARMGRQILGFALAALGFVGTIAACALPMWKVSAFIGSNIVMAQIFWEGLWMNCVAQSTGQMQCKAYDSILALPQDLQAARALVVVSIAVAVVAALLGVAGAHCTTFIRDPASKGRVGVGSGVAFIAAGVLCLIPVCWSASSIITGFYNPLASNAQRGELGAAIYIGWGAGALLVLGGGLICSSCPPS from the coding sequence ATGGCACGGATGGGGAGACAGATTCTGGGCTTCGCCCTGGCGGCGCTGGGCTTCGTGGGAACCATCGCCGCCTGCGCCCTCCCCATGTGGAAGGTGTCGGCCTTCATCGGCTCCAACATCGTGATGGCGCAGATCTTCTGGGAGGGGCTGTGGATGAACTGCGTGGCGCAGAGCACGGGTCAGATGCAGTGCAAGGCCTACGACTCCATCCTGGCCCTGCCGCAAGACCTTCAGGCTGCCCGCGCCCTGGTGGTGGTCTCCATCGCCGTGGCGGTGGTCGCCGCCCTGCTGGGTGTCGCCGGGGCCCACTGCACCACTTTCATCCGGGACCCGGCCTCCAAGGGCAGGGTGGGCGTGGGCAGCGGCGTGGCCTTCATCGCTGCCGGTGTGCTCTGCCTCATCCCTGTCTGCTGGTCGGCCTCCTCCATCATCACTGGCTTCTACAACCCCCTCGCCTCCAACGCCCAGAGGGGGGAGCTGGGCGCCGCCATCTACATtggctggggggcgggggcccTGCTAGTCCTCGGGGGGGGCCTGATCTGCAGCAGCTGCCCCCCttcttga